The following coding sequences are from one Onychostoma macrolepis isolate SWU-2019 chromosome 24, ASM1243209v1, whole genome shotgun sequence window:
- the enkur gene encoding enkurin isoform X1: MLLGSGCHRDSCSTTPIPSAITLKKKKKTTLLSANSGTFSLVFLSFLSVSAIMSDTIYPPESIYNLIPREEEKAVKAPRYMSKFREQVQLEKEVNKAPSKTMGPAKVDVPSPQKYLLKHSKEPKLPESTCPAFEKLFKYENDELHSKPPIPARTDKPLMGLHSNKNFIKTNAVENIMTVPKKPQPVYAYTKKGDKQLLENSGLIPKYIKKKDFGQTPEYLLQRREEVKKAQEQYDSYIKERMREGAMKQLSGEERRNILQALKKNWDELHHQYQGLSVVTDTAPKKYRKERLEQEMKQLEKDIELIERHKTIYIANN; this comes from the exons ATGTTGCTTGGTAGTGGTTGCCATAGAGACAGTTGTTCAACAACACCGATTCCATCGGCCattacgttaaaaaaaaaaaaaaaaaccacactaCTGTCTGCAAACAGCGGGACGTTTTCTCTTGTTTTCCTGTCATTTTTGTCTGTATCAGCCATCATGAGCGACACAATTTATCCTCCAGAGAGCATCTATAACCTTATTCccagagaggaagagaaagCCGTGAAAGCACCCAG GTACATGTCAAAGTTCAGAGAGCAGGTGCAGCTGGAAAAAGAGGTGAACAAAGCCCCCAGTAAAACTATGGGACCAGCAAAAGTGGATGTGCCGTCGCCACAGAAATATCTACTGAAACACTCCAAGGAGCCCAAACTCCCTGAGAGTACATGTCCTGCATTTG agaaactatttaaatatgaaaatgatgaGCTACATAGTAAACCACCGATACCTGCCAGAACAGACAAGCCGCTCATGGGTCTCCACAGCAACAAGAACTTTATTAAGACCAACGCTGTGGAGAACATCATGACGGTCCCGAAGAAACCGCAACCTGTCTATGCTTATACCAAGAAGGGAGACAAACAACTGTTGGAGAACTCTGGTCTCATCCCCAAATACATAAAGAAGAAG GACTTTGGCCAAACTCCAGAGTACCTGCTCCAGCGCAGAGAGGAAGTGAAGAAAGCACAAGAACAATATGACAGCTATATCAAGGAGCGAATGAGAGAAGGGGCCATGAAACAGCTTTCAGGCGAAGAACGCCGCAATATCCTGCAG GCTCTGAAGAAGAACTGGGACGAGCTTCATCACCAGTACCAGGGACTCTCTGTTGTCACAGACACAGCTCCAAAAAAATACAGGAAGGAGCGTCTGGAGCAGGAAATGAAGCAGCTGGAGAAAGATATTGAGCTGATTGAGCGACACAAAACCATCTACATTGCTAATAACTGA
- the enkur gene encoding enkurin isoform X2, producing MLLGSGCHRDSCSTTPIPSAITLKKKKKTTLLSANSGTFSLVFLSFLSVSAIMSDTIYPPESIYNLIPREEEKAVKAPRYMSKFREQVQLEKEVNKAPSKTMGPAKVDVPSPQKYLLKHSKEPKLPEKKLFKYENDELHSKPPIPARTDKPLMGLHSNKNFIKTNAVENIMTVPKKPQPVYAYTKKGDKQLLENSGLIPKYIKKKDFGQTPEYLLQRREEVKKAQEQYDSYIKERMREGAMKQLSGEERRNILQALKKNWDELHHQYQGLSVVTDTAPKKYRKERLEQEMKQLEKDIELIERHKTIYIANN from the exons ATGTTGCTTGGTAGTGGTTGCCATAGAGACAGTTGTTCAACAACACCGATTCCATCGGCCattacgttaaaaaaaaaaaaaaaaaccacactaCTGTCTGCAAACAGCGGGACGTTTTCTCTTGTTTTCCTGTCATTTTTGTCTGTATCAGCCATCATGAGCGACACAATTTATCCTCCAGAGAGCATCTATAACCTTATTCccagagaggaagagaaagCCGTGAAAGCACCCAG GTACATGTCAAAGTTCAGAGAGCAGGTGCAGCTGGAAAAAGAGGTGAACAAAGCCCCCAGTAAAACTATGGGACCAGCAAAAGTGGATGTGCCGTCGCCACAGAAATATCTACTGAAACACTCCAAGGAGCCCAAACTCCCTGAGA agaaactatttaaatatgaaaatgatgaGCTACATAGTAAACCACCGATACCTGCCAGAACAGACAAGCCGCTCATGGGTCTCCACAGCAACAAGAACTTTATTAAGACCAACGCTGTGGAGAACATCATGACGGTCCCGAAGAAACCGCAACCTGTCTATGCTTATACCAAGAAGGGAGACAAACAACTGTTGGAGAACTCTGGTCTCATCCCCAAATACATAAAGAAGAAG GACTTTGGCCAAACTCCAGAGTACCTGCTCCAGCGCAGAGAGGAAGTGAAGAAAGCACAAGAACAATATGACAGCTATATCAAGGAGCGAATGAGAGAAGGGGCCATGAAACAGCTTTCAGGCGAAGAACGCCGCAATATCCTGCAG GCTCTGAAGAAGAACTGGGACGAGCTTCATCACCAGTACCAGGGACTCTCTGTTGTCACAGACACAGCTCCAAAAAAATACAGGAAGGAGCGTCTGGAGCAGGAAATGAAGCAGCTGGAGAAAGATATTGAGCTGATTGAGCGACACAAAACCATCTACATTGCTAATAACTGA
- the prtfdc1a gene encoding phosphoribosyltransferase domain-containing protein 1 isoform X2, which yields MCVKRKVFHENILNTSHSVYLCKMGGCTNICSSLSKYQFNSRSHMSTDMAADQRKEPGVVIKDGWAGYSLELFNCPEHYRGDLECVYIPHGVIMNRIECLARDILEDIGHHDLMVLCVLKGGYKFCSDLVESVKAQSCSANRRLTTRVEFIRFKSYLNDQSTEDMHIIGPDDLSMLKGKNVLIVEAIVDTGKTMRALLQHVETFQPKMVKVAGLLVKRVPHGAVELPDYVGFVIPNRFVVGYALDYNEYFRDLNEGIS from the exons ATGTGTGTTAAAAGGAAAGTATTTCATGAAAACATTCTAAACACCTCCCACtctgtttatttatgtaaaatgggTGGGTGCACAAACATCTGCTCCTCTCTCAGTAAGTATCAGTTTAATTCACGCTCACATATGAGCACTGACATGGCAGCTGACCAGAGAAAAGAACCAGGCGTTGTG ATTAAAGACGGCTGGGCAGGTTACAGTTTGGAGCTGTTTAATTGTCCTGAGCATTACCGGGGTGATCTGGAGTGTGTGTACATCCCTCATGGAGTCATTATGAACAG GATTGAGTGTCTGGCCAGAGACATCCTTGAAGACATCGGACATCATGATCTGATGGTTCTGTGTGTTCTGAAGGGAGGATACAAGTTCTGTTCTGACCTGGTGGAGTCAGTTAAAGCTCAGAGCTGCAGCGCCAACAGAAGACTGACCACCAGAGTAGAGTTCATCCGCTTCAAGAGCTATCTG AATGACCAGTCCACTGAAGATATGCACATTATTGGACCAGATGACCTCTCCATGCTGAAAGGGAAG AATGTCTTGATTGTGGAG GCAATAGTGGACACAGGAAAGACCATGAGAGCCCTTCTACAGCATGTCGAGACTTTCCAGCCCAAAATGGTTAAAGTTGCAGG GCTGCTGGTGAAGAGGGTTCCTCACGGGGCGGTGGAGCTCCCAGACT ATGTTGGATTTGTCATTCCTAATCGTTTTGTGGTGGGTTACGCTCTGGACTACAACGAGTACTTCAGAGATCTCAAT GAAGGAATTAGCTGA
- the prtfdc1a gene encoding hypoxanthine-guanine phosphoribosyltransferase isoform X1, whose translation MCVKRKVFHENILNTSHSVYLCKMGGCTNICSSLSKYQFNSRSHMSTDMAADQRKEPGVVIKDGWAGYSLELFNCPEHYRGDLECVYIPHGVIMNRIECLARDILEDIGHHDLMVLCVLKGGYKFCSDLVESVKAQSCSANRRLTTRVEFIRFKSYLNDQSTEDMHIIGPDDLSMLKGKNVLIVEAIVDTGKTMRALLQHVETFQPKMVKVAGLLVKRVPHGAVELPDYVGFVIPNRFVVGYALDYNEYFRDLNHICVISETGKQKYKV comes from the exons ATGTGTGTTAAAAGGAAAGTATTTCATGAAAACATTCTAAACACCTCCCACtctgtttatttatgtaaaatgggTGGGTGCACAAACATCTGCTCCTCTCTCAGTAAGTATCAGTTTAATTCACGCTCACATATGAGCACTGACATGGCAGCTGACCAGAGAAAAGAACCAGGCGTTGTG ATTAAAGACGGCTGGGCAGGTTACAGTTTGGAGCTGTTTAATTGTCCTGAGCATTACCGGGGTGATCTGGAGTGTGTGTACATCCCTCATGGAGTCATTATGAACAG GATTGAGTGTCTGGCCAGAGACATCCTTGAAGACATCGGACATCATGATCTGATGGTTCTGTGTGTTCTGAAGGGAGGATACAAGTTCTGTTCTGACCTGGTGGAGTCAGTTAAAGCTCAGAGCTGCAGCGCCAACAGAAGACTGACCACCAGAGTAGAGTTCATCCGCTTCAAGAGCTATCTG AATGACCAGTCCACTGAAGATATGCACATTATTGGACCAGATGACCTCTCCATGCTGAAAGGGAAG AATGTCTTGATTGTGGAG GCAATAGTGGACACAGGAAAGACCATGAGAGCCCTTCTACAGCATGTCGAGACTTTCCAGCCCAAAATGGTTAAAGTTGCAGG GCTGCTGGTGAAGAGGGTTCCTCACGGGGCGGTGGAGCTCCCAGACT ATGTTGGATTTGTCATTCCTAATCGTTTTGTGGTGGGTTACGCTCTGGACTACAACGAGTACTTCAGAGATCTCAAT CACATCTGCGTCATCAGTGAGACAGGgaaacagaaatataaagtaTGA